In the genome of Populus nigra chromosome 19, ddPopNigr1.1, whole genome shotgun sequence, the window tatttaaaaacattttttaaaaaataattttataaaattataaaataattaaattaacataaatcaacactctataatatatactcaaaatgcttggaaaaaagaacaagaaaatcaactcaaacaaatttgcaacaaataaataaaacgaaaaaataaattcatataaaaaaatgaagttgcaattgctaaaaatttaaaaataaatcaaaacaaatcaactaaaaattgatctcatatgaaaaaaaaatctcccaacaacatttatacaattattaagaacaaaaacaattaaaaataaaataaaatcatgaaaaaagaagaaaaaagaaaaatcttaccttaatgtagttgcaagtgaagctaaggtgagaatttttttttttgtaaagcatattaattaaaaaaaactaagaggataaaagaagaagacatacacGAGCATGAAGGAAAAGATAAGGAGATGATgagagaaaataagagaaagaaatagatattgatgttttttacatataatgaagaagaagaagaagtagaagtagaagtagaagtagaagtagaagtagaagtagaagaagaataataataataagaaatgagtCTGCCTTTTGTGAAATAAGGGGATTCAGGTTTTTTATTGGGGCGCGTTAGTgacggatttactgacggataattgaatattaatattttttaattattccatcggtaattccattggtaatatttaatttaaatttttaatttcgtaaaatttttttagaaaccgCCAATAATTACCAACAATTTtttaatccgtcggtgattctgtctgtaatatttaaataaaaattttaaattaattgaattttttcataaaatcgCCAAATAACATtgacgacttttcaatctgtcggtgattttgtccgtaaagaacaacaattaacagtgcaattggaaagtgaacagttctggagctctctggaaaatgCCGACGGAATTTTTCGTTGGTAATtctctttgtaattgacatgatgaacaatgttcacagtttaccaacgaatttaccgacggattttattcTATTGGTAAAAATAAcatgtcatcattttttttgctttgttttaattttttgacattttcgtccgtaaaatcatttaaaaatttacagacaaaaatatttccttaatatttttgtttgtatttatcaattttctgataATAAATCTATAATGCATTGAGTTTTGCTCCACGTAGGGAGGCTTTAAgcatgtttagttttttttaaaacgacTAGACTAGAGACTGCACGTGTAATTGAAAATGGATAAGAAACATCGTATTCCTGTAAGAAAGATGATATTCTTAGGAAGCATGAAGTTGATGAGATCATGGTCCACGAAGGACCATCAATGTTCTTAGTaatttaaagctttttttttttagtatttcgATAAcgattattctttaaaatattttgtttttttaaaaaaatatattaaaataatattttaatatattaaaatataatcgttatattttaatatatgttgtcAGTACATGTGAGGGTGGCGCATGTACTGACAGCATCCAGAAAGGGAAGAGTGACCAGCTTAGCTAGTTGCTGATGTTGAAGAACCATGTCCAATCTAACATAGCAATTAACAGTCCCCTGGATCATGCATGTCGTGAAAGGACAAATGATGAAGACAATTGCGCCTTGCATTCAATGTGCAATCGTGATTGCATGCCATCTTCTACCAACCGTGCAAGCCCACAAGAAGCCCTGATTCACAGTAGGAAAGATTAATGTCTGCCCATGCTTCCCTGCCTAACCATGCTTCTAAGAAAGAATGCAACGAAAAACTCAAACAGTCCCTGCCTAACAACACCAAGCCATTGAACTCATCAAGGACAAAACCGATTGTACACTGCCACAACCCACAGTTAAAATGTCTCTACATCCATAGTTGACAGCATAGTAGAAGAGCAACGCCTTTTATTATATAGTACAGCTCTCTCAGCCACCCAACTATTAAAGCAATCCATAACCGATAAGATCAACAAACACAAACCCCACCCTAGCAAAAACAAAGCCATTCACAGCCGAGGAGACGAAGAGGCTCGAATATATACCAACCTTGCATGCCCACAGGAAGCCCTGATTCACAGCAGGAAAGATTGTTTGCCTATGCTTCCTCGTCTAACCATGCTTCCAAGAAAGAATGCAATGAAAAACCTAGACAATCCCTACCCAACAACATCAAGCTATCGAATTTATCAAGGGCAAAACTAGCAGCACACTGCCATAATTTACTGTTACAATATCTTTACATCCATAGATGACATCATAGTAAAAGAGCAATTCGTTTTATTATAATGTTAATTTGTGCACCACCACTGAAATAATGTAATGTGGTCCTCGTGAAAAATATGGCATATAagttttaaacacaaaaatagcCCACTAGCCAAGAATTTACAAGCGTGCAACGACAAGAGGGGCTATCCAACCAGCCATCGCACAGGTAGAGGTAGAGGTAAAGCCAATCAGAATTGTGGAAGAATATTCGACTTCAATGGTTGCAAAACACCGTCATTGCTTCCCCCATTGAGGACCacaatgtcttcttcttcttggattcGGTGATGATAGTCTCCTCCGTTATCTCCATGGTAAAAGAGTGGTTGTCACTTGTCACCAAGAAAAAGGCCAAGGAATTCAtgtcaaaactataaaaaaaaatattattttaattaaaaaaaaacaattcaagaaaaaatattctcaaCTTGCACTCCCACACCGTGCAGTGCTATCCCAACGTACCACGTTGTTCCCTTTCTCCATCATCAAGTATTCCcctgttttaaatttttttattttaaaggtaaGTACCGGTACCCACCATTGTCAGCAAGTGGCTCCTTTTTCTCGACGGACCCACGTTGCTTTTCACCTGTGAGGCCTCTTCTACTCAACTGTAGCACCTtataattttaccttttttcttCCAGTTTTTGTACATGTTTAGTTCTTTGATGTATTAACGAGACTTTCTTCTTTGCCAAATTGGGGTTTTTTTTCCCGTAAATTTATTCTTCATCTTTAGCTACTGATGATGTTTTGTGAaaattggttttggtttgagcTGGAGGTGTGATATGTTCATGGTGATCAATAGGGCCTGAAATCATATTTCTTTGCTTTATGCCGGCTTTCTCATGGTAAGCAAGGACGGAGGCCAGTTGAAGGCTAGGGTGACTGTAGTAAGTATCTGTTTGTTGTTTCAGCACCAGGACACATTTTGTTTTCCTATAGGGGGAAAAGGACTACATGGTTTTATAAGTTGTTTAACTGCTCTTTGATTCCTCTTCTTGAGATCTCAAATGGGTTGCTGTTTTTCTTGTGCTTTTGGATACATGATTCGCACTTAGCAACAccatgaaagtgtttttttaaatgcttatgGGTCCCTTTGCTTTTGAGAAAatactttctttttgttttttatcaggGTAAAACCACTTGGCTTGGACAAGGACCTTATTCCTCTTCATCTTATAATTCCCTGTTGTTGATAAAATAGAATTTTGGCTGGATATGCTCAATCTTGGTTCCCTATGTCTTCCCACTGAAGATACTACAATTGTAGATTTAAGTTTCTTGCAATTCTAATTCCtgataaatttgatttggtGTGTACAATTCATTATGTTACGTTTTGGAAGCTAGGTGGTTCGATTCATCTTTTAGCATCACCATGAATCTGGCCTGGCTTTTGTCCTTCTGGATTCTCTGTACCAGTTCTTTTTCACAAGGGTCTTTAAGCCCTGGTGGTACTGTGAATGTTGGAGCTATTTTTACATTTGGCTCCATCAATGGAAGAGTCGCAAAGGTTGCCATGGAGGCAGCTGAGGATGATATCAATTCTGATCCAAGCCTTCTTGGAGGAAGGAAGTTGTCTATAAATATGCATGATTCCAACTTCAGTGGATTTCTGGGAATCATTGGAGGTATTCTTCATTTCTGTgttcttaattttgtttttctttagttCGTGCTGAGTGTGTCACTTTAATTCTCTCTTAATTCTAGCAAGTTTAGTTTTCTTTGTGAAATACGAGTACTTAggaattgtttttcttcatcCATCGCAGCTTTGCAATTCCTGGAGACTGATACTGTAGCTGTTATTGGTCCACAAACTGCTGTGATGGCTCATGTACTCTCACATCTTGCTAATGAGCTCCAAGTTCCTTTCTTGTCTTTCACAGCTCTAGATCCCACTCTTTCACCTCTCCAATTCCCATACTTTATTCAAACAGCTCCCAACGATTTGTTTCAAATGACTGCCATTGCAGACATGGTTAGCTATTATGGTTGGTCTGAGGTTACTGCAGTTTTCAATGATGATGATCAGAACCGAAATGGTATAACTGTACTAGGTGATAAACTTGCGGAAAGGCGTTGCAAAATTTCCTATAAAGCAGCACTTCCTCCAGAACCAAAAGCCACCCGAAGCTATGTTCAAGAAGAGTTAGCTAAGATTCTGGGGATGGAATCTCGAGTAATTGTGTTGAATACCTTCAGCAAAACAGGTCTCTTAGTTTTTGATGTTGCAAAGGCACTTGGGATGATGGAGAATGGGTTTGTTTGGATAGTTACCAGTTGGCTGTCTACTGTTATAGATTCAGTTTCACCTCTTCCTACTACTGCCAACTCAATCCAGGGAGTTTTAGCACTCCGTCCACATACACcagattcaaaaagaaaaggggatttCATGTCACGGTGGAACAAGCTGAGTAATGGCTCTATTGGGCTAAATCCTTATGGTCTATATGCCTATGATACTGTTTGGTTACTTGCACGCGCATTGAAATCGTTTTTTGATCAGGGAAACACCATTTCTTTTACCAATGATTCGAGATTAGGTGGAATAGGAGGGGGATATTTGAACCTTGGTGCATTGAGCATATTTGATGGAGGAAGCCaattgcttaaaaatatattgcaaaCAAGTATGACAGGTCTGACAGGACCTTTTCGATTTAATCCAGACAGGTCCATTTTACATCCCTCTTATGATATCATTAATGTATTAGAAACTGGGTATCAGCAGGTTGGATACTGGTCAAACTATTCCGGGCTATCTGTTGTGCCCCCAGAGACACTTTATGGAAAGGCAGCTAACCGTTCTAGTTCAAGCCAACATTTACAGAGTGTGGTATGGCCTGGGGGGACAACAGCTAGGCCACGGGGCTGGGTGTTTCCAAACAATGGAAAGGAATTACAAATTGGAATCCCAGACCGAGTTAGTTATCGGGATTTTGTCTCAAAAGTGAATGGCACCGACGTGGTCCAAGGATATTGCATAGATGTATTTCTTGCTGCCATTAAATTGCTTCCATACGCTGTTCCACACAAGTTCATTCCATTTGGAGATGGTCATAAGAATCCGACATACTACGATCTTGTTTACAAGATCACAACCAGGGTGAGTAAATATACAGCCCCTCAGAAAAAAATTCAGATGATGTAGCTTATACTGATCCTATGAAAATGTTTGTCACAGGTCTACGATGCTGTTGTCGGTGATGTTGCTATTGTCACCAACCGGACAAAGATTGTCGATTTCACTCAGCCATACATAGAGTCAGGGCTAGTTGTGGTGGCTCCGGTCAAGAAGCGAAATTCAAATGCTTGGGCATTCTTGCGGCCTTTTAGTCCATTGATGTGGGCTGTCACGgcaatgtttttccttattgtGGGAGCTGTTGTATGGATCCTTGAGCATAGAATTAATGATGAATTCCGAGGGCCACCTAGGAAACAGCTTGTCACAATTCTCTGGTGAGTAGATGCCATGTTAGACATGGATTAGTTCCTTTTTTTTACTGCTTTAAGGACTGCCAGAAGCCTTTAACTTTCACCAGATGTTACTGATCCCTTGCCCCCGTCAACTCCCATTTCCTTTCGCCAACACACCACACAGTTTCACACTTGTATACTGTCTCTATTGACAAGTAGGGAAGTTcggtttttatttgaaaatagtCTAAATCAGATGGCCGACAGGCAAAGTAATATCTTTCGTCAGATTGTGGAGGTTAGAGATCCTAGGTTCAATTCTCAGGGTTGCAGAACATGTTATAGAGGCTATGGAGGATTAAggtcttttttctctttaatgtttgattaattTGAGAACTGAAAGTAGATGAACTCCACAGGTTACAATGAACTTATCTGATCAGGGAACATGCAGGACATCTTTCGAAGATTTTTGTTCATGGCCCACAGGCCACGTGCTAAATGATGGATACTTAATTGCTGTGCACTTATAGTTCACATCATATTTCGATTAATGTGGAGAATGTTTTGCACTTCGTTCTTCCAAACTTGTACATTCTGCCCTTTTTGTAATTCCGTGTCCTTTTTTTTACTTGCAGGTTTAGCTTCTCCACTTTGTTTTTCTCCCACAGTAAGTTCATTTTCTATTTCCCTACTTGTCATCAATTaacttctctcttctctcttcatGTCAATAATTTTGGGGAATGGCTCGATCTGTTTGTATTTATACGAGTTTTTAATATCTTCTTATATCCACcttatccaaatatatatataacaattatgAGTTTTTGCGTTGATTTTTCTTGTCTAAATTAACTGAATCAATTATGTATGTGGCTTAATATTATACTGAAAATTGTTCATGAATCCCATGGACATGGTTAGTGATGTCGAAAGCACATGACAAAgagaactttttaaaaaaaaaataactcacaCAGGAACGGACCTCTCTCTTTGAAACCTCTTTCTCCTCcctattcttcttcttatttttatataatatcaaatgCATGTTTAGTATTGAgatgttattaattatgttaattttaatagaaaaggttaataaaatgataaatttgaaaggataaaattagctcgtttaaatatatattggaAACCTACCCTTCAGACAAGGATGTGCTGGATTATTTGCcctgaaaattttatttctagcTTAGCCAATAATTCTATtccaaattttcttgaattttcaggAGAAAACACTGTGAGCACACTTGGTCGCCTTGTGCTGATAATCTGGCTTTTTGTAGTTTTGATAATCAACTCAAGCTATACTGCAAGTCTGACATCAATTCTCACAGTGCAACAGTTATCCTCCACCATTAAAGGAATTGATTCCTTGATAACTAGCAATGTTCAAATTGGATTCCAAGTAGGATCCTTTGCTGAAAATTATCTAAATGAAGAACTCAGCATTGCTAAAACTAGACTTGTTGCTCTTGGTTCACCAGAAGAATATGCGGATGCCCTTAAAAATGGTACTGTTGCTGCCGTGGTTGATGAGCGACCTTATGTAGACCTCTTCCTCTCAGAGCACTGTGAGTTCTCAATAATAGGTCAAGAGTTCACCAGAAGTGGTTGGGGATTTGTGAGTATCTTAACTTGGAGATACTTAATCCAACTCCTTTTTTCTGCTTTATTTACTAAAT includes:
- the LOC133680278 gene encoding glutamate receptor 3.2; protein product: MNLAWLLSFWILCTSSFSQGSLSPGGTVNVGAIFTFGSINGRVAKVAMEAAEDDINSDPSLLGGRKLSINMHDSNFSGFLGIIGALQFLETDTVAVIGPQTAVMAHVLSHLANELQVPFLSFTALDPTLSPLQFPYFIQTAPNDLFQMTAIADMVSYYGWSEVTAVFNDDDQNRNGITVLGDKLAERRCKISYKAALPPEPKATRSYVQEELAKILGMESRVIVLNTFSKTGLLVFDVAKALGMMENGFVWIVTSWLSTVIDSVSPLPTTANSIQGVLALRPHTPDSKRKGDFMSRWNKLSNGSIGLNPYGLYAYDTVWLLARALKSFFDQGNTISFTNDSRLGGIGGGYLNLGALSIFDGGSQLLKNILQTSMTGLTGPFRFNPDRSILHPSYDIINVLETGYQQVGYWSNYSGLSVVPPETLYGKAANRSSSSQHLQSVVWPGGTTARPRGWVFPNNGKELQIGIPDRVSYRDFVSKVNGTDVVQGYCIDVFLAAIKLLPYAVPHKFIPFGDGHKNPTYYDLVYKITTRVYDAVVGDVAIVTNRTKIVDFTQPYIESGLVVVAPVKKRNSNAWAFLRPFSPLMWAVTAMFFLIVGAVVWILEHRINDEFRGPPRKQLVTILWFSFSTLFFSHRENTVSTLGRLVLIIWLFVVLIINSSYTASLTSILTVQQLSSTIKGIDSLITSNVQIGFQVGSFAENYLNEELSIAKTRLVALGSPEEYADALKNGTVAAVVDERPYVDLFLSEHCEFSIIGQEFTRSGWGFAFPRDSPLAIDMSTAILQLSENGELQKIHNKWLQRKLCSSRDIGSSADQLQLQSFWGLFLICGIACVLALLIYFCTTFRQFSRHFPEESDSSVQSHSRSKRLQTFLSFADDKVEQWKKSKSKRKREDELSNRSGEGSMSVNRSERIQRHISRERENGDTWLH